The DNA region ACGCGTGCGCTAACAACTTCCTGCTACTAGCCATGAAAACAAACTCACGTGTACGTAGATGGTCCAAGTGCACTGTCAAACTTGGCTCTGACACATCAGCACACTTTACTAGTGTAAACTAGAGGATGGCCATTAATCACATGagatattcaaaacaaacatgcaactataatataaatagaaaagcAAGAGTCAAGAGACATTGTTCACTGTCCCACCAACACTTAGGGAAAGTTAATGAACTCTTGGGGAACATGGGTGGTCATGCACTAAAGCTGCAttcgtttttcatttatttcataaagcttataataatttaactttaCTCAAGTATGCACTAGCCTTCATCCAAGGAGGTTAACCGGTTAAGCTGATTTGAGTAGTGGTTCATTACCAAGGCTAGCCAAGGGCCAATTACATGCTGGCTCAGTCAATCAAGTCCACTTCAATGATAATTGACAGCTGATTCATTTACAAAAGCTGCAGTCACGTTCCGGAACAGGTGATGGAAACACAGTCTCGTGCCTGGCACACCCTCTAAACTTACCCTTTGTTTGACAAAAAGCCTTGAaagcaattaaaacaaatatgagaCACAACAACATGCAGCATAAAGTCATTAAAGAcagggaaataataaaaaaaaaaacaacaaaaaaaaaaacatttgaacactTGACCTCTTAAATGGTAGACAACAGGAAACAAGGAAGCAGATTAACAAGTAAACACACTACATCAACTCAAACATGTGACTTTAGATCTGCCCACATGTTTTAGGGATGCAAcaatattgcaattatgactGATAACAACAAATTGTTTTATGTCATGTCCAATAACCAATATGATGTTTGATATTATGTAAGTCTATTACACACAGGTTAAAACATTCTGAAACCTGGAAGAATagaaaaaatacttatatatatatatatatatatatatatatatatatatatatatatatatatatatatcctaatgtGCTTCATATAGTAACATCTAAATAAACTGCTTTAATTCAAAAGGTCAATATTACCCAAACTGACCCCCAAATTGACCCAAATACAATAAGTAATTTTAAGGTTTTGATCAGATGAAAATAGAATTAACTTCTATTTTCAAAGAGACTATATCGTGTAGCCTACTCTAGTTTTATCTTTTTGTCCCTTATGCAAAAAATGGCAAATTTGGTTTGGTTTACTAACCTACTGACGTCAGATACTTTACAAATCCACTTATGAAACCTCTGTTGAATAGGTGACTATTGTACAACAACGGGGTCTTGAATCATTTTCATTAGTTTATATGGtcccatttattttcattattcgTGTAAAACAAACGCTGTGACGTTTATGGAACTCTGTAACACGTTCCAATGGTTTAAATACGTATCACACGTAAAGTCTATACTCTGTTAACGCCAGTGAGGTCACACGAGGTGAATGAGAAGATCCAGAAGCGATTTATGCAGGGTAACGGCCCAGCCACCCACCCCCCACCATTTTATATAGCCGCTTGCTCTATTTTATAGCGCTTTTCGATTATAGGAGAGGCGCgaggcttttagctttgcttgtggGAGCGCAGCGCGCATCTTCCCACTGAACTCATCCCTCGCGCCTACAATCGTCCTCACGTGCATGCGCTCTTTCAGCCGCGTGCGGCGCGTGATTTCCACGCCCCCTCCCTCACTGCTTCTTTCAGTGATTGTGTTTTGATGCAGATTGTACGTTAGAAAGGGGAGGTTGGTCAGTGGGTCAGCGATTTCATGCAGTCAGTGTAGCGCCTCATCACGTTTTCCCGCCTCATGCAACATTTTCTCTTGAGCGGTTCGCATAAACAGCCTCATGACAGCATGAGAACATTCTGCAATGGACGAAATGACCTATCCAAATCTACTTTTGGGGTTTGCTTTCAGAAGGCagtttatgattttataaaaaaattttatgccTAGCACCTcaatggttttttgtttttgctatttaTACAGTGTGTGGAAAATGCTAAGTAGCCTATTATAATGTAGACAGTTTATGGCAGTttatgcatctatctatctatctatctatctatctatctatctatctatctatctatctatctatctatctatctatctatctatctatctatctatctatctatctctctctatatatttacagtgtgtggaaaataaGCATTAGCCTATATTGTAGACAGCACTAATAAGCAAAACaaactaatgttaaaatattaaaaaatattggaaaatattttgtattacgTGATACAAAAACCTTTTTCCaatatgtgaatattttcaattaaattaaaatttagctacattttgttttgttttttaaatactagaataaaaaaaatctaaaaaaatatcaaacaagaaaaaaaaaaacaaaacaaaatgaccaaCAAGAAAAgcctaaatacaaaaacaaaaaacaaataacaactaTAAGTGACATGTACATAACAAGGAGAGCTGAAAACtaagaaagaatatatatatatatatatatatatatatatatatatatagatatatatatatatatatatatatatatgtagattatattatatattactaaatactaaatgttataatattatataatataaaagaatataattttcttactaaatatatatttttttaatatttaatgaaacccCCTGAGGGTCTGAAAACTCTAGTTTGAAAACTTTTGGGCATAAATGGTATAcatgtttgtgtgattttgacCCACTTTATGGAAGTTCTGTCTGTATTAACCCATTTAATCTATATGTGAGCACATCTTCTTCAAAAGTAAGCAAATGTCATGCTTGttctaaaaaagttttaaaaagtgagAGTATGTGCTTTTATCATGGCAATTTTACATACACAATTGCAACATGCTCAGCTTTCTTGCATTCCCACCCCAACCcatacaaatgcagaaatgttaagaTGGCGTATATCAAGGCAAATATACAAGACATTGCGGTCATGCAAGGCAGAGTATTTCAGCTATTTTCCTCAGGGGAGGGAGGAAGGGAGATCATGCCAGTGTTTGAGACCAGGGAGGAGGGAATAATTGTCCCTGCAAAGTCCTCACGTTTCTACGCTTGTCTTTGCTCACTAGCAGCTTAGGGTTTGCATGGGTTGCCTAAGCTCACAAAGAGACCTGCTGATTCTTCAATTAATGCTGGTGTTTCCACTGACCCTAATTTGTACCGGCTTGCAATAACATGTGCACAGCTCCTCATTTAGCTTGTAGAAATGGTATTATCTTCGCTTATTGTCCAAACTGGTTTTTTTCATAAAGGGCAgtacaaagacaaaataatatcACACCTACATGTTTTAGATTAATATCTAATTAAAGCCTTAGACTGGTTTGCAATCATGTGAAACTGGTGCTAAAAATAGCTGTGCCCCAGACGCTATGGTTTGGTTTAATAACGGGCATGTCCTGTTATCTATAATGTCATTTGTCTCTTTAACCTCTGTGGCCTCACATGTTTGTGAGTATTTCTTTTTATCTGGGCAGGGCTTATTAACACGCCAAGGCAGAGCAACACaccaaaatactgcaaaatactcACAATACTTCAAAAAGTTCCAACTTATTTAAAACAAGTCCCATTGCACGTGCCAGTGGAGGGATCACAAAAACACTTGAGCTAAATAAATACCGCGTGCAGCATGTGAAAAAACACGCAATGGAGTAAGGAAGATATTTGCTGGTAGTTTGAACTTGTTTACCACAGAAGGGTTCCAAATGATGTTTACATGGTGGAAATCACAGACTGAATGACAGCATTAAGGAAATAATTAGCTTATTGTCATAAGCACTGCATATATTAAAGGCATAGTTAAACTAAAAACATTCAGCAGTCAGGaatatacaatgaaagtgaatgggaacCAGCCATGATCATTGGCCATTAATATTGtcataacttcttttgtgttctacagaagataCTCATGTGCACTTGCAATGTCATGAGGTTGAATAAATGTTCAAGAAATGTTTACTTTTAGGTCAATTATTCCATGCTCTCTAGGTTTGTGTCAGTGTGAATCAATATATTTGTTAGTGGTGTTTGCGAGGGCATTTAGGGTTAGAGGTGATTCAAAATCAGCAACCCAAGTATGCAGTTTGCCATTTAACTCATACTACGCCATCACTGGGAAAAGATACACCTTTGCatcttatttacccctaaaggttTCATGTTAATACTTTAAAGATACAAATTAGTATATAAAGTGTACTTTTTAGTATCTAAATTGTATATCACAGCTTTCATACCcccatttttaagagtgtacagatATTAAagatacctcaaatcatgctaAATGTTGAGGACAGgtgagttttttttaagttaccgAATACAGTTCATTTTCCCAGAAGATGACAAAATTGGTAGGAAAAATCCACTAGATATGCACTGAAAAAGAGTACTCAAACAAGGGAATcagaacatatgtgaccctggaccacaattccagtcataagggtaatttttttttttaattgagatttataaatctgaataaataagctttccatatggtttgttagaatagggcaatatttggctgtgatacaactatttgaaatctgaaatccgagggtgaaaaaaaatctaaatattgtgaaaatcgcctttaaagttgtccaaatgaagtccttagaaAGGCattttacttatcaaaaattaagttttgatatatttacagtaggaaatttactaaatatcttcatggaacatgccCTTTACTTAATACcctgatttttggcataaaagaaaaatccataattttgacccatacaatgtattgttggctattgctacacaTATACCTGTgttacttatgactgcttttgtgctccagggtcacatatggagACACTGACTCTCGACAAAGCAACCACCTACAAATACTGGCGTAAATAGTGTGAAAACTGCAAGGCCAGCTTCAGCATCATTGATTGCACAAGCaagaagcattttatttattaaaaatatcattaataagTTTGCCTGTTGAAAGCCACTACTGCATTAGGCTACATTGTTAAAGCACCATGGTGCAAGAAACGTTTTGGACACTGAGGTTTTAAATCGCGTTCTCTTGGCCCAGATCTGACTGTGTCCTCAGGTTGTTTAAAAAGTCAATCTGAAAGCCACGGTGCACATTCTACCAAAACGTGACTCCTCGTTGCCTCTCTCTCACAGGAGACGCATCTGTGTGGGAACCATAACATCATCGTAAAGCCCCTGTGTATGTAGCATTTGATGCGATTGTTGTAGCTGTTTACACGAGACTGCGGATTAGGTTTGGGTAGGAACGGTGTCAGGAATCCATGTGAGGCAGCGGTCAGGTGTTGTGCGGTTTGGCTGGGGCACTATGCCAGGGCTATTATTGGAGAGGAGAGGCGGGAGAGCTCGCGAACACGTGAGACCGTGTCTCAGCTCATCCTGAGCGCATGACCGGAGAGGATGCGATAGGATGCGGAAAcccagagggagagaaagagaaacctGCGGGGGAATGGAAATAAAACAAGCCGAtggtttcatttaaagtaacgtGCGACTATTAAACCAAACCATAAACATCTTGAGTTTACTAAAATGGGGATCGTCGCAATATGTTGCTGTACAGCCGTCATTATTTTTAACGCTTGAGATCGTTCTGACGGAGGAAACCTCACTCACTCCCAATCGTTTAGATCATTACATCACCTCCCTTCTGAAAGCTGCCGCAAGCGATTAAATATCACGCAGACAATGCCCCTACAACCTGACATATAGCAAACAAAGAGGTACGCCGTAGTATTGTCCGCAGTTTTTTGAACCGGATCTTTTTGATCGATCGGTGCGAGTCGATTCTCAAAAACGGACTGAATCATTCGGAGCATTTCTCGAGTCAAAAAACCACTTGCTCAATTCAGAACAGCACATTAGCATACTTCGCCTAATATTGGTCGCCGTGATTTTTCCAAGTTATACATTTTCCTAGATCAACAATTTTGGTTGATCCTGAATCAATATTAGCCTACCGTCCAAAAACATAGACCTAACCCTATCccacacctaaacctaaccctaattAATTCCTAAAACCAGAAGGACATGATGATAGCTGAGTAACAAAGAGTGTAGAAACACCTACTCATGGTTGTGAACCCAAAACTTCCTGTGAACTTATCCCTTAATTCTAACTATTTGATGGGAATTTTGTTTCAGGATCAACAACGATGTAGGTCTACATCATGAATGTCTCTTGTTGAACATTCATGAAAATCCGAGAACCAATTAATAAACTGATAAGCGCATTTGTTGTGAACCTGGAATTTGATGTTAGAGCAACAAGGAAGTTACTCTAATAGCCAAACAGGAAATGAATACTGGAAATATATTTATGACTTGATAGCATGATATCAGCAAATAAACAATCTCACATGctggtttaaataaataacatttcattaaaacatgtaaaaaggCTTTCAGTCTAGATAGGTAAAtttagcatttagcattgtttaatGCCGATGCAAATTAGATTTGATTTGCAAATAAGCCAGTACAACAAACTGAACTGGGGCACATAAAATTAACCCTAACTTTAACATTTAACTAGggatttaacatgttaaaatttaAGGGGGTTGAAAGACTAGTGAAAATGCAACAttatgaaatttactaacaaaatAAAgttccattttaatgttttttttcccccacccaaAGGCTTCATATACTCTTGTATTTTTACAGGGGGTGTGATACTCTACGCTGGTAGCAATGGCAGTGCCAGTCCAAGAAGCCCAGGAAGCCCCTCTAGTGGCTATCAAACCCAATCTCCATCTTCTCACTCCCAGCCCTCTTCCCCAGAGGAGGTCACCTTCACCGAGATTGGGGCCCTCAAGCAGCAAGCACCTTCTCCAAAACTGGTATTTCAGTTCCCTGAAATCTACAACAACTCCACTGCAGGTTCACACAGCTACTCCCATCCCATCGCCGGCAAAAGGCCTTGTGGATTCACTGGCACGTTTACCAGTAAGTGGGTTCTCTTTTTAGTACCTGCATCACACAAGTCAGCATCTTCTTTCACAAAGGAATAATGAGTCCCCAATATTAAGGACATGCGTTCTTGTACGTCCTGACCccattctctctctgtttctattTTTATCTGAGCAGAGACTGGAGGCATGGTGCTCCTTTGTAAAGTGTGTGGAGATATCGCATCAGGGTTCCACTATGGTGTCCATGCATGCGAAGGCTGCAAGGTAAGACAGAGCGAGTCTCTGATAAATCAAACATGCATAAGTCTTTTCTGTCATATCATTGTGGTTTATCATATTGCATGTCTTTTCTTCTTTGCAGGGCTTTTTCCGCCGCAGCATTCAGCAGAACATTAACTACAAGATGTGCGTGAAGAACGAGAACTGCCTAATAATGCGCATGAACCGCAACCGCTGCCAACACTGCCGCTTCAAAAAATGCCTGTCTGTTGGCATGTCCCGTGACGGTGAGAATTTAAGAGATTATCAGGGCACTGACATATGACAAATAGTGAAAAGTCGTACTTTCATAGCATTCTTCAGGCCTAGCACCACACCCGCCCCCTCAACCTACTTTCCTCTTTTAGTCTTGCAGCATTGGTAACTTTCAAGAGAGTTGTTGTGCGCTCGTTTCTGCCTCTCGCTTGCCCTTTGTGGTCCCTTCTTTTTCTCGCCTCCTTCTCTCAATCGGTTTACCCTTCCCCCTCGTACGCGCCCTAAGCTCTGCCTCCCAATCCCTCCTAGAGACAATGATTTATGAGGGATGGAGTCACGCAGTCCCTGAAGCTATCTGTCATCTGGAAAACTGCAGCAAATACAAGAATTATTTTGAGAAATTGGAACACGGGCGACTTGATTACCACACTTGTGGCCTTATAACATCCTCAGCAATTAATGTTGTGCTGCAGCAAAAATTAAGCAAGGGATGCAGAAAAAAGCAAGGCATCTGAACTCTTTAGAAGAACAATGCCTCTGGCAGAGATTTATCCCtgaataacactgaaataaatgataaatctgGTCCGATGAACTTTTGAGGAAATTTAGCAAAATAAACTGACACTTGTACATTGTGACCTATTTAGTCAGGTTCTCAGCAGAATTTCACATGGTTATCTGCGGATGTGCATCAAAGTTAGGTTGGCTATGATAGCAGATGCACTGAATGTTGTTCTAAGAGGGCACTAACAGAAATGAGTCTATTGGGTACAAAGTGGGGGAGGTAAACAGTCATTTTACCCTGGTTCCTGAAATTGTTAGGGCACACAACCTAGAAACCTGTTTCTCTGACGGGTTCTCTTGCACAAACAGGAAAACCTCATGCAACGGCCTCAAATACCACAATAAAGTAGACGCCCTGATTTCATTTCACTTCACTGCAGTCTTTAGTTTAATTTCGGTCGTGTGATACAAACAGATGTTTGGTTTGACACGATGGTGCGGCATGGTTTCACTTCCGCTATGAACTTGCTATTTGTTAGACTAGTAATCAGTGCAGCGCTCTGAAGCTATGTGTGTTATGTTGTTTGCTAAGGATGTAGCACCGTAGTCTTAATATCAGATTCATTCTGAGAATTTGAACATAATTTAACAGATTTAAGTGAAATTCAGAACTGATTTATTGGAATTTGAATTGGCCAAACCCCATTGGAaattgaattggaatttgaaatgaaatgaattgcAGTTGAAACAAGCTCAACACTGGCAATGCATTCTAAGAAATTAAGTGttacattaaagttttttaaaacaaactaaataaataaacttttgttaAACCAACATTCAGAGTTTTAACTCTGCTCTTCTAGTTTTAAAAATTAGTAACATGAACTTTTTTTGAATTTCAGTTTATGTTAGTTTTACTGCCTCGCATTCCAAATCGAAGTGCAATTCTGCATTCTGTTTGCTACACCAATTAAGACTGAGCTGGAATTCAGGAAATTGAATTGGAATTGCAATAAGAACAAGTGACTTAattgcaactgaaaaaaaaaaaaatctatctataaaCATACAAACTGCTTTtttaacttttctctttttttgacaaAACAAGGCATTGTCCGACCAAAATTGaaagtttattttgcttttctagTTTAAAATTAGTTATTTCAATTTATAAGTAATTTCAATTCTGCTTTCCTACATTCAAATCTAAGTACAATTTTGTATTCTGTTTCccaaacaatacaatacaaattgaGCTGAAATTCAAAGACTTTGAGACAGTTTAAAAggcattttcagttcagtttttaatGGCATACAACCCTGATTGGTAAGTGGCAAGTCAGTTTTGGACTtagcaatgcaaaaaaattatcatcCTGCAGGGTAACACATGCAAGCATTGCATGTTAGTTAcagaaaagtgaagaaaaaaaaaaagaaaaaaaggtgtgcTGTTGGCTTATGTAATTTTTTCAGATGCAGGTGTTGTGAGACATATATGATATATGGAACATCTCTGCCATTTGccttccttctgctctcatccTGTAAACCCAGGATGTACCATAATACCTTACATCTACTGCCACCTCAGTCTGCCAAATGAcactcttctcttctcttctcttctcttctcttctcttctcttctcttctcttctcttctcttctcttctcttctcttctcttctcttctcttctcttctcttctcttctcttctcttctgcgTTTTCCTGTCCTGTCCTCTCCCCTCCTTTCCTTACCTCAGTCATTAGTTTCTCTCCCAATTCCCGTGGCATTGTCATCACATTCTGCCTGACCCACTGCCCTACATACGGCTTCAGAGAGGAGTGAGAGTAGCATAGGGATGAAGAGAGGAAGGGGAGGTAGTGACGGAGAGAGATGAAGAGTGGGGGGAGGAACATATGGTAGCATTGGTTCTATTTTTAGATTCAACAGCTGACAGATTTACTTAGAGGAGGGGATGGTGATGGAGAAAAGAGTGAGGGGCTTGTAAAAGATGTGAAAGCATCCAAAACATAACTAACACATTTAATGATCATTAATATTCTACTCCACAGCGACCAAAGATACAAGATAGCAAGTTGTCTCCTACACAGCAGCTGTgctatttttgagtgttttttcttCACTCCAAAGCAATTTTCAgacaatatttccttttttttttttttgtcacgctAGGCTATTTCTGATGCTGCCATGTGCTTTATTATAAAAGAAATGGGACATGGACATTTTGATTACTGTTCAGGCAGGATATTTTTATCATTGATTCGCATAGAGATGCAGTAGTTTCACAACATcttgtatttttaacattgactaagactcttttttttcagataaaatgtCTTCAGTATATCCCAGGCAtttattttgtctaaaatttaatattaagggccgatatgaaatgaaaatttgccatGCATTTAGAGAtatttcacccacaaatgaaaatccTATCATTAGTTACTGAccctgacttactttcttctgtgagaTAAAAAAGATTCTGTGAGATCCCACTGAccttcactgtatggacaaaaagcaGTTTCTTCAATTTCAAGAAAGcaggaaaaaaatgttaatgcatttttaaaaaacatgaaacattacaaatgttttgtcTGTAGAATAACATGTACAGATAAAGCAAATACATTTATGAAGAAAGCAAATGATGGCTTTATGTTGTCTTATTCATGTTGTCAACcaattgtttctctctctctgaccccTAGCTGTGCGTTTCGGCCGCATCCCAAAACGAGAGAAGCAGCGGCTTTTGGATGAGATGCAGAGCTACATGAACAGCCTCAACGAATCGTCCCCCATGGGCATGGAAACCTCCCCACCTCGCGAACTTCCTCCCAGCCCCAGCGGGAACCAATCCAAAGAGGCCACTGGTGCCTTATCACGCTCCTACCAGGACATCTTCACAAACACGCAGGACCACCTGATCAAGCGTGCGGGCAACATGAACACCAGCAGCAGATCGAGCACCTTTCAAAACAACCCTTCTCAGGACAGCAGCTACCCTCATGTGAACCCTCTCGTGGGGTATCACGCGACTACTCACGAAAGCTTCTCAGCCCCACCTCGCTGCCCAGTTGCTTCCAGTGACTGCTCGGTCTCATTGGTGGACAATAATCGGTACAGCTACGCTCCTTCGTTCAGCCAAAATCACCTCCAGTTGAGCGTTAGCCCACCCTCACAGCCTACTCAGGTCGATTACAACAGCTATGTGGCTGGCGAGTCCCAAACCCAGGCCTCGTGTCCATTTAAGTTGGCTGCTGGCTCCAAAGTGCTGGTAAGAATGGTTCAAGATACATACTTTTTTATTGGCAtctttggttccatgaagaacctttaacatccatggaactttgtattgtaaaaaagtttctttatagcGAAAGAAGGTTtgttagattattaaaatgtttttacaataagaaaataaaggttcttttgttcactgaaaggttctctAGGAAacccaaaaatgatcaaaatacagaaattcTTCTGTTGCATTGCTGTGtgtgaaaatctttttttgaaaccttttatttttacgAGTTTGTCTGTCAGTCAAAAATTTCATATAGCaccaaaaattatgtttataggaataaatcctccaaaaaaaaatacagaaatagatCAATAAATTAACCCCGTGTTAATTTGGTGTTCCCTGCCAAAATGGACTGGCCTTTTAAAAACTGCTCATAGATTTACTGTGCagtattatcaccaaatcttggattcaatccttttgtcaacttgttttctgcCAGTTAACACaggttttgttttcctgttttggaactgattgatcgtAGGCCTCAATGACctcaaaaaaagtattatttgtggAAAAGTTTGGCAATATTCACTCTAAAACTAAGGTCAGTCAgtacaaaaagaaatacaaaacttgtgctaactgacagaaaacaagttgacaaataGACTGACCCCAAAGTTTGGAAATAATATATCATAACAATAAATTTATAGGTGATTTTTTTGTAAGCTAGTCATTTTTGACTAGGAACATCACAAGTGTAACACAATGGAAAGAAATATCCCAGAAAAGtacaaaaaatcttattattgatttttttgaaagtttttttaacctttgtgagcaaagtcagtaagttttaatCCAATGTGATAACCGAAACACAACATGAAAGTTAAGCATACGtgctaataaaacattaaaatgatatatacCATCTCTATCATAGGCCTGTCCACTGAACGCATACCCTGTGTCAGCACCTGGCGTCTCCAGCCAGCAGGTGTGGGAGTCTTTCTCTCAGTGCTTCACGCCGGCTGTACGTGAAGTAGTCGAGTTCGCGAAGGGCATTCCGGGCTTCCAGGAGCTTTGCCAGCATGATCAAGTCATGTTGCTCAAAGCAGGCACTTTCCAGGTACTGATTACACATTTCTCACAAAGTTTACTTCCCCTTCTGTActattaaaggtgaagtgtgtcatttctagACCACTAGCAGCACTAAACCAAACAGATTTCCCAATCAGCCTAACTCAAACTCACGCAATTGGTTAAGCCACAGTTTGACGTCAGATCActcaaaacaaacacagcaacGTGTAGATAACATCACAGTGTTCACACACTTAGGGACATCCACCTACAAATGATGAAAATATTTtgagagtggaaaaaaaaaaacatcacctgGGTCAATTTTTTCGCCTCCATCTGATCATGCTGTCTTTTTACAGGTGCTTATGGTGAGGTTTTGCTCACTGTTCAACCACAAGGAAAGAACAGTTACTTTCCTGAATGGGCAGACGTACCCCCTGCTCACTCTTAGGGGTCTGGGCATGGGCTCCTTGCTGGACGCCATGTTCGAGTTCAGTTCCAAGCTGAGCTCTCTGGGCCTGGAGTCAGATGAGATGGCTCTCTTTATGGCAGTGGTGCTGGTTTCTGCAGGTAAGAGCAACACAGGAATCAAATTAATTAGTGCTGTTTGCTAAGGCGTGCATCACTGTTATTATTGCTAATGCTTAGTGTTGGAGATGTGAATAATCCACTAACATTGagctaattatttaaaatagggATGCTCATTAGTGCAACATTAAAATTCTAATACTgataaactgattattttttatgttttatcagataactgataaatagataaattgtttatataaaattgaAACCCCAAATAGAAGTctatttaaacacaaatttcATGTTAGTACAAACACTGACTTTCAGTGTATGAtgtagtaagaaaaaaaaagactaaatatactaaattacaaataaataaatacaaatattttaaatcaatcactaaaactaaaaaatcaatcactaaaaactaaaatcatttacaaaaattttattaataattttaaatggtacaagtgaatttaggcatcaaaaAATACTAATGTACAATATGAAGAGTGGATATTCATTTtgggaatttatatatatatatatatatagaatttatatattttttttatgttggttttttgataataaattgttCTTCACTTATTCACAGATTGCTCTGGCATTTCGGATACAGTAGCTGTGGAGCAGTTACAGGAAGGACTCATCCGAGC from Cyprinus carpio isolate SPL01 chromosome B23, ASM1834038v1, whole genome shotgun sequence includes:
- the LOC109046528 gene encoding nuclear receptor subfamily 1 group D member 1-like, with the protein product MDSSPGGVILYAGSNGSASPRSPGSPSSGYQTQSPSSHSQPSSPEEVTFTEIGALKQQAPSPKLVFQFPEIYNNSTAGSHSYSHPIAGKRPCGFTGTFTKTGGMVLLCKVCGDIASGFHYGVHACEGCKGFFRRSIQQNINYKMCVKNENCLIMRMNRNRCQHCRFKKCLSVGMSRDAVRFGRIPKREKQRLLDEMQSYMNSLNESSPMGMETSPPRELPPSPSGNQSKEATGALSRSYQDIFTNTQDHLIKRAGNMNTSSRSSTFQNNPSQDSSYPHVNPLVGYHATTHESFSAPPRCPVASSDCSVSLVDNNRYSYAPSFSQNHLQLSVSPPSQPTQVDYNSYVAGESQTQASCPFKLAAGSKVLACPLNAYPVSAPGVSSQQVWESFSQCFTPAVREVVEFAKGIPGFQELCQHDQVMLLKAGTFQVLMVRFCSLFNHKERTVTFLNGQTYPLLTLRGLGMGSLLDAMFEFSSKLSSLGLESDEMALFMAVVLVSADCSGISDTVAVEQLQEGLIRALRTLVTRRRPDDNSLFPKLLLRLPDLHTLNNLHSDKLLAFHIDP